In Flavobacterium sp. WV_118_3, one DNA window encodes the following:
- the menD gene encoding 2-succinyl-5-enolpyruvyl-6-hydroxy-3-cyclohexene-1-carboxylic-acid synthase gives MAYPKIPLAQSIIALCKAKGLLDIIISPGSRNAPLTIGFASTKDFNCYSITDERCAAFMAVGMAQQLGRPVALVCTSGSALLNYYPAVAEAFYSQLPIVVISADRPTSKIDIGDGQTIRQRDVYANHILYNANLTEAVSAENDAMINEAINTAILQKGPVHINAPFEEPLYEVTETLSVTPKMIQPQQEETVLPDVQPFIRQWNKATKKLILIGTNNPYSIAPEIIDQLANDDSVVVMKEVTSNIHHPHFIGNIDTIITPFTDADFTDFQPDILVTIGGMVVSKRVKAFLRKYPPQEHWHVDTLRAYDTFGCLSQHFKVTPNTFFGMLLPESNPVASDYLPKIIALKALRAKMHETYANRIPYSDFTVFQTLLPALPENSQLQISNSSAIRYAQLFSIDPSIEVFCNRGTSGIDGSTSTAIGAAIASNKQTILITGDISFLYDSNALWNAYIPNNFKIILINNGGGGIFRILPGHQETPVFNTYFETEHQYTAEHLAAMYRFRYTAVKEQSELEKALPVFFSDKAQPALLEIHTPTEINDKILLEYFKNLTE, from the coding sequence ATGGCATATCCAAAAATACCTTTGGCGCAAAGTATAATTGCGCTTTGTAAAGCCAAAGGACTACTTGATATCATTATTTCTCCGGGATCTCGTAATGCACCCTTAACCATTGGGTTTGCCAGTACAAAAGATTTTAATTGTTATAGTATTACCGACGAACGTTGTGCCGCTTTTATGGCTGTTGGTATGGCACAACAACTCGGAAGACCGGTCGCGCTTGTTTGTACTTCGGGTTCTGCTTTGTTGAATTACTATCCGGCTGTAGCCGAAGCCTTTTATAGTCAGTTGCCTATTGTGGTCATTTCTGCTGATCGTCCAACCTCCAAAATCGATATTGGCGACGGACAAACGATTCGGCAACGGGATGTATATGCGAATCATATTCTATATAATGCCAACCTTACCGAAGCCGTTTCAGCGGAAAACGATGCGATGATCAATGAAGCGATCAATACGGCCATTTTGCAAAAAGGCCCGGTACATATTAATGCTCCGTTTGAAGAACCGTTGTATGAAGTGACCGAAACGCTTTCGGTTACGCCAAAAATGATTCAGCCGCAACAGGAAGAAACCGTTTTACCGGATGTACAGCCTTTTATCCGGCAATGGAATAAGGCAACGAAAAAACTGATTCTTATCGGAACCAACAATCCGTACAGTATAGCACCAGAGATCATCGATCAATTGGCGAACGATGACTCGGTAGTGGTAATGAAAGAGGTGACATCCAATATCCATCATCCGCATTTTATCGGGAATATCGATACGATTATAACGCCTTTTACCGATGCAGATTTTACCGATTTTCAACCCGACATTCTGGTTACAATAGGTGGAATGGTGGTTTCGAAAAGGGTAAAAGCCTTTTTACGAAAATATCCGCCTCAGGAACACTGGCATGTCGACACCTTACGGGCGTATGATACCTTTGGTTGTTTGTCGCAGCACTTTAAAGTTACACCCAATACCTTTTTTGGGATGCTATTACCGGAAAGTAACCCGGTTGCCAGCGATTATTTACCGAAGATAATAGCATTAAAAGCATTACGGGCTAAAATGCATGAAACCTACGCGAATCGTATTCCGTATTCTGATTTTACGGTATTTCAAACTCTTTTACCCGCTTTGCCAGAAAATAGCCAGCTGCAAATTAGTAACAGCTCGGCCATTCGCTATGCGCAGTTATTTTCGATAGATCCATCAATTGAAGTGTTTTGTAACCGCGGTACCAGTGGTATCGACGGAAGTACGTCGACTGCGATTGGTGCGGCCATTGCTTCAAATAAGCAAACCATTCTGATTACCGGTGATATCAGTTTCCTATATGATAGTAATGCCTTGTGGAATGCCTATATTCCGAATAACTTTAAAATCATATTGATCAATAATGGTGGTGGTGGTATTTTCAGAATTCTTCCCGGACATCAGGAAACACCGGTTTTTAATACCTATTTTGAAACCGAACATCAGTACACCGCCGAACATTTGGCAGCGATGTACCGATTTCGTTATACGGCGGTAAAAGAGCAGTCGGAACTGGAAAAAGCACTTCCGGTTTTCTTTAGTGATAAAGCACAACCGGCACTATTGGAAATCCATACGCCTACGGAGATTAATGATAAAATTTTACTGGAATATTTTAAAAACTTAACGGAATAA
- a CDS encoding S1-like domain-containing RNA-binding protein produces MIEIGKYNTLKIDRDTKVGLFLTDGNADILLPNKYVPEEYEIGDEIAVFVYLDHEERPIATTLEPYIFLNEFALLRVNYTNKFGAFMNWGMEKDLFVPFKEQARPMEQGKRYLVYMYIDEKTGRLVASSKTNQFLDNKEITVEKGEEVDLIISHITEVGINVIINEKHKGLLYKNEVYDDLRTGDRIIGYIKNIRPDGKIDVSATKLGFEKLEPSSQYILDELKASRGFLRLNDDSHPEDIKTVLKMSKKTFKKAIGVLYKQKLIEIKEDGIYLVK; encoded by the coding sequence ATGATTGAGATCGGAAAATACAATACCTTAAAAATCGACAGAGATACAAAAGTAGGCTTGTTCCTGACAGACGGTAACGCGGATATACTTTTACCGAATAAATATGTCCCGGAAGAGTATGAAATAGGCGACGAGATCGCTGTTTTTGTCTATTTGGATCACGAAGAACGCCCTATTGCCACGACGTTAGAACCGTATATTTTTTTAAATGAGTTTGCTCTTTTACGCGTGAACTATACCAATAAATTTGGTGCGTTTATGAATTGGGGTATGGAAAAAGACCTGTTTGTTCCGTTTAAAGAGCAGGCACGTCCTATGGAACAGGGAAAACGGTACCTGGTGTATATGTATATCGATGAAAAAACCGGTCGATTGGTAGCTTCCAGTAAAACAAACCAGTTTTTGGATAACAAAGAGATCACGGTGGAAAAAGGCGAGGAAGTCGATCTGATCATTTCGCATATTACCGAAGTGGGAATCAATGTGATAATCAATGAAAAACACAAAGGTTTATTATACAAAAACGAAGTATACGACGATCTAAGAACGGGTGATCGTATTATCGGTTATATCAAAAACATTCGTCCCGATGGTAAAATTGACGTTTCGGCGACCAAATTAGGTTTTGAAAAACTAGAGCCGAGTTCCCAGTATATCTTAGATGAATTAAAAGCCAGCAGAGGTTTTTTACGACTCAATGACGATAGTCACCCGGAAGATATTAAAACCGTACTGAAAATGAGTAAAAAGACCTTTAAAAAAGCGATTGGTGTTTTGTACAAACAAAAGCTGATCGAAATTAAAGAAGACGGTATTTACCTCGTAAAATAA
- a CDS encoding DUF2853 family protein, protein MSKRDELIAKYAADLKDKCGVTPNMDLLTKVTIGCGPSIYNADSSTVSGTSKSELDTVKNNFLIKKLGLKDGPDLDKAIDAVIEKYGRSNKNKYRAVVYYLLTVHFKKESVYK, encoded by the coding sequence ATGAGTAAAAGAGATGAACTTATTGCAAAATACGCGGCTGATTTAAAAGACAAATGTGGCGTAACTCCGAATATGGATTTATTGACAAAAGTAACTATCGGTTGCGGTCCCTCTATTTACAATGCAGATTCTTCTACGGTTTCGGGGACTTCGAAATCGGAGTTGGATACCGTTAAAAATAACTTTTTGATCAAAAAGTTAGGTTTAAAAGACGGTCCGGATCTGGATAAAGCCATTGATGCCGTAATAGAAAAATATGGCCGTTCGAATAAAAACAAATACAGAGCGGTAGTGTACTACTTGTTGACGGTTCACTTTAAAAAAGAAAGTGTTTACAAATAG
- a CDS encoding DUF6850 family outer membrane beta-barrel protein, with protein MTSKKVLFYFILLVSCAVQAQLTDSLSVPQNVFYNDIRQQFWKNPLFYTTQHLNDFTLTQIEFSQKNLNLKRVQTADKTTQYRFSTQGIYNVKPRLRLFGGFTFDKSSEKGLGYNFSSQRTENQNVLSPNYFFAPRKGNWDNQEYNLDGGFAYQFDNNILLGGKAFYKNGKNYRTNDPRPEIELSNYGGEIQTGYHFRNNSLIVVAGMSKKTETDNITYVNDAANAPAYPETFTHFSSGYGRIIFNSSYNRYIFNTIDKNFGFGYQYQNNRNSWNASYRYNKSLESFYGKNARGYVYIDDELKQFMYRLISHTTDLNYFYDGVEKDYKLRFGYEKQKGDNFSVIENGQNYRMNLDIFSFNSGVIKKDKNRVVYSFEFGASYMRHKYVDLLGSTDKRLNTLELSAAFNKDIVSKEKNTLNLALGVQHYQALDESLLFIPISTSNLSFADNVIQPDQAYDATSKLRSNIMLQYQYSLSKTKKLRIFANYNTLVAIGDQYKTYTTDYNTTASTYFNGGISIIY; from the coding sequence ATGACTTCAAAAAAAGTACTATTCTATTTTATTCTGTTAGTGAGTTGTGCCGTTCAGGCGCAGCTCACTGATAGTTTATCGGTACCTCAAAATGTATTCTACAACGACATCCGCCAGCAATTCTGGAAAAACCCGTTGTTTTATACTACACAACATTTGAATGACTTTACGTTGACACAAATTGAATTCAGCCAGAAAAACCTGAATTTAAAACGTGTTCAAACGGCCGACAAAACAACGCAGTACCGTTTCTCCACTCAGGGAATATATAATGTAAAACCCCGACTACGTTTATTTGGTGGTTTTACATTCGATAAATCGTCTGAAAAAGGACTGGGTTATAACTTTTCGTCCCAACGAACGGAAAATCAAAACGTATTGTCACCCAATTATTTCTTTGCGCCCCGAAAAGGAAACTGGGACAACCAGGAATACAACCTTGACGGTGGTTTTGCCTATCAGTTTGACAACAACATCCTATTGGGTGGAAAAGCATTTTATAAAAACGGTAAAAACTACCGTACCAACGATCCGCGTCCGGAAATCGAACTGAGTAACTATGGCGGTGAGATTCAAACCGGATACCATTTCCGTAACAACAGCCTGATCGTAGTTGCCGGAATGTCCAAAAAAACGGAAACCGACAACATTACCTATGTTAACGATGCCGCCAATGCACCCGCCTATCCGGAAACCTTTACCCATTTTTCATCCGGCTATGGTCGTATTATTTTTAATTCGTCATACAACCGTTATATCTTTAATACGATCGATAAAAATTTTGGTTTCGGTTACCAATACCAAAACAACCGAAATAGTTGGAATGCTTCCTATCGTTACAACAAATCGCTGGAAAGCTTTTACGGCAAAAATGCACGCGGTTATGTGTATATTGACGACGAACTAAAGCAGTTTATGTACCGTTTGATTTCGCATACTACCGATCTGAACTACTTTTATGACGGCGTGGAAAAAGACTACAAACTTCGGTTTGGCTACGAAAAACAAAAAGGCGATAACTTTTCGGTTATAGAAAACGGGCAGAATTACCGTATGAATCTGGATATTTTCTCGTTTAACAGTGGTGTGATCAAAAAAGATAAAAACCGAGTTGTTTACAGCTTTGAATTCGGAGCCAGTTATATGCGTCATAAATACGTCGATTTATTGGGAAGTACCGACAAACGATTGAATACACTGGAACTTTCGGCTGCTTTTAACAAAGACATCGTATCGAAAGAGAAAAACACACTAAATCTGGCTTTGGGTGTACAACACTATCAGGCGTTGGATGAAAGTTTACTTTTTATTCCGATTTCCACTTCGAACCTGTCGTTTGCCGATAATGTGATCCAACCGGATCAGGCGTATGATGCTACTTCAAAATTACGTTCCAATATTATGCTGCAATACCAATACAGCCTTTCTAAAACTAAAAAGTTACGTATTTTTGCCAACTATAATACCCTTGTTGCAATAGGTGATCAATACAAAACCTATACAACGGATTACAATACCACAGCGAGTACCTATTTTAACGGTGGGATCTCGATAATTTATTAA
- a CDS encoding YbaB/EbfC family nucleoid-associated protein has product MFGDIMGMMGKLKETQQKIEDTKKRLDTVLIDEQSNDGLLKVTLTANRTIKSIQIDDSLLDDKEQLEDYLLLVINKAIEKATNVNEAELGAVAKDGMPNIPGMDLFK; this is encoded by the coding sequence ATGTTCGGAGACATTATGGGAATGATGGGGAAACTAAAAGAGACCCAGCAAAAAATTGAAGACACTAAAAAACGTTTGGATACGGTTTTAATTGACGAGCAAAGTAACGACGGGCTTTTAAAGGTTACGTTAACCGCTAACAGAACGATAAAATCCATCCAGATTGACGATTCGCTTTTGGACGATAAAGAACAATTGGAAGACTATCTGTTACTTGTTATTAACAAAGCTATCGAAAAAGCTACAAATGTAAATGAGGCAGAATTGGGCGCAGTGGCTAAAGATGGTATGCCGAATATTCCCGGAATGGATCTTTTTAAATAA
- a CDS encoding PLP-dependent cysteine synthase family protein translates to MKEDIKAYNNVLELIGNTPLIKLNKITEGLEGNFYAKVEAFNPGHSTKDRIAVYIIEEAEKRGILKPGDTIIETTSGNTGFSLAMVSIIKGYDCVLAVSSKSSKDKIDMLRAMGAKVYVCPAHVSADDPRSYYNVAKRLHEETKGSVYINQYFNDLNVDAHYNTTGPEIWEQTNGKITHLVACSGTGGTISGTARFLKEKNPAIKVLGVDAFGSVLKKYHETKEFDSEEIYPYRIEGLGKNLIPTATDFDAIDKFTKVNDEESAHTAREIAKKEGLFVGYTSGAAMQAVKQFAEENEFTKDSNVVIIFPDHGSRYMSKIFSDEWMNEQGFFDSVNAEEVQKIEFIK, encoded by the coding sequence ATGAAAGAAGACATAAAAGCCTATAATAATGTATTGGAATTAATAGGTAATACTCCCCTAATTAAGCTCAATAAAATTACAGAAGGATTAGAAGGTAATTTTTATGCTAAAGTAGAAGCTTTCAACCCGGGTCATTCCACAAAAGACAGAATTGCCGTATATATAATTGAAGAAGCAGAGAAAAGAGGAATTCTAAAACCTGGCGACACAATTATAGAAACGACTTCCGGTAACACGGGTTTCAGTCTGGCGATGGTGAGTATTATTAAAGGTTATGACTGCGTTTTGGCAGTTAGCTCAAAATCTTCCAAAGATAAAATAGATATGTTACGGGCGATGGGCGCTAAAGTATATGTATGTCCGGCACACGTATCTGCAGATGATCCCCGTTCGTATTATAACGTAGCGAAACGTTTACACGAAGAAACCAAAGGATCGGTTTATATCAACCAGTATTTTAACGATCTGAATGTCGATGCACATTATAACACAACCGGCCCTGAAATATGGGAACAAACCAACGGAAAAATCACTCATTTGGTGGCTTGTTCCGGTACTGGTGGAACGATTTCCGGAACGGCTCGTTTCTTAAAAGAGAAAAACCCGGCGATTAAAGTGCTTGGCGTGGATGCTTTTGGATCGGTGTTGAAAAAATACCATGAAACGAAGGAGTTCGACAGCGAAGAGATTTATCCGTATCGTATTGAAGGTTTGGGTAAAAACCTGATTCCAACAGCAACCGATTTTGACGCGATCGACAAGTTTACCAAAGTAAATGATGAAGAAAGTGCGCATACAGCCAGAGAGATTGCCAAAAAAGAAGGTTTGTTTGTGGGTTATACATCCGGAGCAGCGATGCAGGCGGTAAAACAATTTGCAGAAGAAAACGAATTCACCAAAGACAGTAATGTGGTGATCATTTTCCCGGATCACGGTTCCCGTTATATGAGCAAAATCTTTAGCGATGAATGGATGAACGAACAAGGTTTTTTCGACAGTGTAAATGCCGAAGAAGTACAAAAAATTGAATTTATAAAATAA
- a CDS encoding S9 family peptidase: MKNQIILSCVCLIFVTGNAQNKKPDMVKTITPPMAAVKPKQLEKHGDIRTDNYYWLNERENPEVIDYLKKENEYYQQMTAHTKQFQEDLFQEMKSRVKEDDSSVPYLYNGYYYITRYEKGKDYPIHARKKGSLDAKEEILFDCNEMAKGHAYFQLSGMSISEDNKWCAFGIDTVSRREYTIQIKNLETGEILPVKLEKTTGGSTWASDNKTLFYTRKDLVTLRSDKIYKHKLGTDPKNDKVVFEEKDDTFSVFVYKEKSKKYIVIGSTSTLTSEFRILPSNTPDAEFKVFQPRTRGLEYSISHFGDSFYVVTNKDKATNFKLMKTPENATGKENWKDLIAHRKDVLLEDIEIFKNYLVVSERSNGLNKIRIMPWSGKGEYYLPFEIETYTAYTTTNVDFDTDILRYGYQSMATPSSVIDFNMKTKTKEVKKEQEVLGGKFDKNNYIEERIWATAQDGTKVPISVVYRKGIQKDGNNPFLLYAYGSYGASMDPYFSSIRLSLLDRGFIYAIAHIRGGEDLGREWYENGKLLKKKNTFTDFIDCSKFVIAEKYTSAKHLYAEGGSAGGLLMGAIINMAPELYNGVIAQVPFVDVITTMLDDSIPLTTGEYDEWGNPNDKTYYDYMLSYSPYDNVKKQKYPNLLVTTGLHDSQVQYWEPAKWVAKLRVMKVGDSQLYMDTNMDAGHGGASGRFESLKEVAKEYTFLLDLEGIKK; the protein is encoded by the coding sequence ATGAAAAATCAAATTATTTTGAGTTGCGTTTGTCTTATTTTTGTAACGGGAAACGCACAAAATAAAAAGCCCGATATGGTAAAAACAATAACACCGCCTATGGCAGCCGTAAAGCCAAAACAATTGGAAAAACACGGCGATATACGAACAGATAATTACTATTGGTTAAACGAAAGAGAAAACCCGGAAGTTATCGATTACCTTAAAAAAGAAAACGAATATTACCAGCAAATGACCGCGCATACGAAACAATTTCAGGAGGATTTGTTTCAGGAAATGAAATCGCGCGTAAAAGAAGACGACAGTTCGGTTCCGTATTTGTATAACGGATATTATTACATAACCCGTTATGAAAAAGGAAAAGATTATCCGATTCACGCCCGTAAAAAAGGTTCGTTGGATGCCAAAGAAGAAATCCTGTTCGATTGTAACGAAATGGCCAAAGGGCATGCGTATTTTCAGTTAAGCGGAATGAGCATTAGTGAGGACAATAAATGGTGTGCTTTTGGAATCGATACCGTTTCCAGAAGAGAATATACCATTCAGATCAAAAACCTTGAAACCGGAGAAATTCTACCGGTAAAACTCGAAAAAACAACCGGAGGATCCACCTGGGCGAGCGATAATAAAACCTTGTTTTATACGCGTAAAGACCTGGTTACGCTTCGTTCGGATAAAATTTACAAACACAAACTGGGAACGGATCCTAAAAATGACAAGGTTGTTTTTGAAGAAAAAGACGATACTTTTTCGGTATTTGTATATAAAGAAAAATCAAAAAAATATATCGTAATCGGATCGACGAGTACGCTAACGTCCGAATTCCGTATTCTTCCGTCCAATACACCGGATGCCGAATTTAAAGTGTTCCAGCCACGTACCCGAGGATTGGAATACAGTATTTCGCACTTTGGCGATAGTTTTTATGTAGTGACCAACAAAGACAAGGCGACCAACTTTAAACTAATGAAAACGCCGGAAAATGCGACCGGAAAAGAAAACTGGAAAGATCTGATCGCACATCGTAAGGACGTTTTGCTGGAAGATATTGAAATCTTTAAAAACTACCTGGTGGTTTCCGAGCGTTCCAATGGGTTGAACAAAATCCGAATCATGCCTTGGAGCGGAAAAGGAGAGTACTATCTTCCATTCGAAATCGAAACCTATACAGCCTATACCACTACCAACGTTGACTTTGATACCGATATTTTACGATACGGTTACCAGTCGATGGCTACACCATCGTCTGTTATCGATTTCAATATGAAAACCAAGACCAAGGAAGTTAAAAAAGAACAGGAAGTTTTGGGAGGCAAGTTCGACAAAAACAACTATATCGAAGAGCGTATTTGGGCAACGGCACAAGACGGAACCAAAGTGCCGATTTCGGTTGTATACCGCAAAGGTATCCAGAAAGACGGTAATAACCCGTTCTTGCTTTATGCTTACGGATCATATGGCGCTTCAATGGATCCGTATTTTTCATCGATACGACTAAGCTTACTGGACCGGGGATTTATCTACGCTATTGCACATATCCGTGGAGGAGAAGATCTTGGGCGGGAATGGTATGAAAATGGAAAACTACTTAAAAAGAAAAATACATTTACAGATTTTATTGATTGTTCCAAATTTGTAATTGCCGAAAAATACACCTCCGCGAAACATTTATATGCCGAAGGCGGATCGGCCGGCGGATTACTAATGGGAGCAATTATCAATATGGCACCGGAGCTGTACAACGGTGTAATTGCACAGGTACCTTTCGTAGACGTAATCACAACTATGCTGGACGATTCGATTCCGTTAACAACCGGAGAATACGATGAATGGGGGAACCCGAACGACAAAACATATTATGACTATATGCTGTCGTATTCGCCATATGACAATGTTAAAAAACAAAAATACCCGAATTTACTGGTAACAACCGGACTTCACGATTCGCAGGTACAATATTGGGAACCGGCCAAATGGGTTGCCAAACTACGTGTTATGAAAGTGGGAGATAGCCAGTTATATATGGATACCAATATGGATGCAGGCCATGGTGGTGCTTCCGGACGTTTCGAATCGCTTAAAGAAGTAGCCAAAGAGTATACTTTTTTGTTAGATTTAGAAGGAATTAAAAAGTAG
- a CDS encoding cytochrome c peroxidase: protein MKKIIGFTVLSFLFVGLVSLKNHQDDEKYYSVADLKKIYSSGDVSKWPKPTVDSSVVNFQDLGVLPKVTFPAENPYSEAKRDLGKILFFDPRLSKSGQISCASCHDPELGWGDGKRVSHGHDRTPGSRNSKPIINVAYSTIFFWDGRAASLEDQARFPIVDTKEMNNHMDIAVKTIKKIKGYQPLFEKAFGDGKVTEEKIFKAIATFERTVVSRKSRFDKFIEGDSTQLSDKEVAGLHLFRTKARCINCHNSALFSDNQFHNAGLTYYGRKYEDLGRYNITKNADDVGKFRTPSLREVGKTGPYMHNGLFPELRGVLNLYNAGMPNVKPKGEQVNDKLFPKTSPLLKKLELDKEELDALEAFLQSITSVIYREPAPEKLPG from the coding sequence ATGAAAAAGATTATTGGATTTACAGTCCTTAGTTTTTTATTCGTCGGACTGGTTTCGCTAAAAAACCATCAAGACGATGAAAAGTATTATTCCGTAGCGGATCTGAAAAAAATATACAGTAGCGGCGATGTGAGCAAATGGCCTAAACCAACTGTCGATAGTAGCGTTGTTAATTTTCAGGATTTAGGTGTATTACCTAAAGTTACATTTCCCGCCGAAAATCCGTATTCCGAAGCCAAAAGAGACCTTGGAAAAATACTATTTTTTGATCCGAGATTGTCCAAATCCGGACAAATTTCGTGTGCTTCCTGTCATGATCCCGAATTGGGATGGGGCGACGGAAAACGAGTATCCCACGGACACGACCGTACACCAGGAAGCCGAAATTCCAAACCGATCATTAACGTAGCCTACTCCACTATTTTTTTTTGGGACGGACGTGCTGCCAGTCTGGAAGATCAGGCGCGTTTCCCGATTGTTGATACCAAGGAGATGAACAACCATATGGATATTGCGGTTAAAACCATCAAAAAAATTAAAGGTTATCAGCCTCTTTTTGAAAAGGCCTTTGGTGATGGAAAAGTAACCGAAGAAAAGATTTTTAAAGCTATTGCCACTTTCGAACGCACCGTTGTGAGTCGTAAAAGCCGTTTTGATAAATTTATCGAAGGCGATTCCACGCAGTTATCCGATAAGGAAGTTGCCGGTTTACATTTGTTCCGTACCAAGGCACGATGCATCAACTGTCATAATTCAGCTTTGTTTTCGGACAATCAGTTTCACAATGCCGGTTTAACCTACTATGGTCGTAAATATGAAGATTTAGGACGTTATAACATTACCAAAAATGCCGACGATGTAGGTAAATTCCGAACACCTTCCCTACGCGAAGTTGGAAAAACCGGACCGTATATGCACAATGGTCTTTTCCCGGAATTGCGCGGTGTTTTAAACCTCTATAATGCCGGTATGCCCAATGTAAAACCAAAAGGCGAACAGGTAAACGACAAACTATTTCCAAAAACCTCTCCTTTACTAAAAAAACTGGAGCTGGATAAAGAAGAACTCGATGCTTTGGAAGCGTTCCTTCAGAGTATCACTTCTGTGATCTACCGGGAACCTGCACCGGAAAAACTGCCGGGATAA
- a CDS encoding DUF4876 domain-containing protein — protein MKKFLVLLSAALAFTSCSDDDFGNANNGLQPVNFSVNLKYDPITFNGQSVIGGSVILTNTNTGDTYTIESGTNGIANFPSVIPGTYNITATKSLTSSEFSTQFGYTPETPTVLFNGAQEQVIINANVNATELKLKTVRIGDLVIKQIYYAGSHAQQGAVFRDQFIEIYNNSNETIYADGLCIGQLYGKTSTTAASYTLASGQFDWSKSLGMTAGSSANTDYVYADYVIRIPGSGTTYPILPGESIVIAQTGINHKSPLVDNSGEPLTVQNPELTVDLSTADFEVYLGDYRLALGEDVYRFDIQNPAVTDMEIAYWGRQGYSSPNKDFLMDNLGRDSFVIFRGDDLNSYQNFPDPSIASITNTTKFFVQIPNNKIIDGVELQHYNPSSQRPKMLQSQIDASSVNCDAAYNSQAVYRKVKSIVNGRKILEDTNNSSNDFVKQKANPRGFAN, from the coding sequence CGGCAATGCTAATAACGGACTACAACCGGTAAACTTTTCGGTAAATCTTAAATACGATCCTATCACTTTTAACGGACAATCGGTTATCGGTGGTTCGGTAATTTTAACCAATACCAATACCGGCGATACCTATACTATCGAATCCGGAACCAATGGTATTGCCAATTTTCCTTCTGTAATCCCGGGAACCTATAATATTACAGCTACCAAGTCGTTAACCAGTTCGGAATTTAGCACGCAATTCGGATATACTCCGGAAACACCAACCGTGTTGTTTAATGGTGCACAAGAACAAGTGATCATCAACGCTAATGTAAACGCTACGGAACTGAAATTAAAAACCGTTCGTATTGGTGATTTAGTGATCAAACAAATCTATTACGCTGGCTCACATGCGCAACAAGGTGCGGTTTTTAGAGATCAGTTTATTGAAATCTATAACAACTCGAACGAAACGATCTATGCGGATGGTTTATGTATCGGACAGTTATATGGTAAAACGTCTACGACTGCAGCTTCTTATACTTTAGCAAGTGGTCAGTTTGATTGGAGTAAATCGTTAGGAATGACGGCTGGTTCATCGGCGAATACCGATTATGTATATGCTGATTATGTGATCCGTATTCCGGGTTCGGGAACAACCTACCCTATTTTACCGGGTGAGAGCATCGTGATTGCACAAACCGGAATCAACCACAAATCGCCTTTAGTTGACAACAGTGGTGAACCACTTACCGTACAAAATCCGGAATTAACCGTAGATTTAAGCACGGCTGATTTTGAAGTGTATTTAGGAGATTACCGTTTAGCACTTGGAGAAGACGTATACCGTTTTGACATTCAGAATCCGGCCGTAACCGATATGGAAATTGCCTATTGGGGAAGACAAGGATACAGCAGTCCGAACAAAGATTTCCTTATGGATAACTTAGGCCGTGACAGTTTTGTGATTTTCCGTGGAGACGATTTAAACAGTTACCAGAATTTCCCGGATCCGTCTATTGCTTCGATCACCAATACAACAAAATTCTTTGTTCAGATTCCGAATAATAAAATCATCGACGGTGTAGAATTACAACACTATAACCCAAGTAGCCAACGTCCAAAAATGCTACAATCACAAATCGATGCTTCATCTGTTAACTGTGATGCAGCTTATAACTCACAAGCGGTTTACCGTAAAGTGAAATCGATTGTAAACGGACGTAAGATCTTAGAAGACACCAACAACTCTTCTAACGATTTCGTAAAACAAAAAGCAAATCCAAGAGGTTTTGCCAACTAG